In Penaeus chinensis breed Huanghai No. 1 chromosome 26, ASM1920278v2, whole genome shotgun sequence, a single genomic region encodes these proteins:
- the LOC125038974 gene encoding uncharacterized protein LOC125038974 — MRILWTCLLALLLAGIGLLQVVAGKDCENNEYCNRKNGSCYWKDEESCNGSSFSYGCSEKGCACCVTDETVCIEKNFCAKRNGTCIPKDESCNGEVLLEGCHTDGCHCCVENPVNITVECEPKDCSDYNGTCFERGKVPCNGTIYSRGCKDVFCACCVPAFISYEESTCYIQLEILRKSYLLFPLEVTQLKVFTVARSCVRVRSSLSVDWAACESEYADLSKFSWGGKELNMLSFVVDKK; from the exons ATGAGGATTCTGTGGACCTGCCTCCTGGCTCTCCTCCTCGCTGGCATCGGCCTGCTTCAG GTTGTGGCTGGAAAGGACTGCGAGAACAACGAGTATTGCAACAGGAAAAATGGAAGTTGTTACTGGAAGGACGAGGAGTCCTGCAACGGCTCCTCCTTCAGCTATGGCTGTTCGGAGAAAGGCTGCGCCTGTTGCGTCACTG ATGAGACGGTGTGCATCGAGAAGAACTTCTGCGCCAAGAGGAACGGAACTTGCATCCCGAAGGACGAGAGCTGCAACGGCGAGGTCCTCCTGGAGGGCTGCCACACGGACGGCTGCCACTGCTGTGTGGAGA ATCCAGTGAACATTACCGTCGAATGCGAACCAAAAGATTGCTCGGATTATAACGGGACCTGCTTCGAGAGAGGGAAAGTGCCCTGCAATGGAACAATCTACAGCAGGGGCTGCAAAGACGTTTTCTGCGCCTGCTGCGTCCCAG CATTTATATCATATGAAGAAAGTACATGCTATATTCAGTTAGAAATTTTACGAAAAAGCTACTTACTCTTCCCCCTTGAGGTGACACAACTCAAGGTCTTTACAGTTGCAAGGTCCTGCGTTCGCGTCCGGTCGTCCCTCTCAGTCGACTGGGCTGCGTGTGAGAGCGAGTATGCTGACCTCAGCAAATTCagctggggagggaaggagctgAACATGCTA TCTTTTGTTGTGGATAAGAAATAA
- the LOC125039143 gene encoding uncharacterized protein LOC125039143: MRILWTCLLALLLAGIGLLQVVAGKDCENNEYCNRKNGSCYWKDEESCNGSSFSYGCSEKGCACCVTDETVCIEKNFCAKRNGTCIPKDESCNGEVLLEGCHTDGCHCCVENPVNITVECEPKDCSDYNGTCFERGKVPCNGTIYSRGCKDVFCACCVPDTSICIAKPACNGECKKISEGCAGTVIENACHGTDCQCCVEDDDDD; encoded by the exons ATGAGGATTCTGTGGACCTGCCTCCTGGCTCTCCTCCTCGCTGGCATCGGCCTGCTTCAG GTTGTGGCTGGAAAGGACTGCGAGAACAACGAGTATTGCAACAGGAAAAATGGAAGTTGTTACTGGAAGGACGAGGAGTCCTGCAACGGCTCCTCCTTCAGCTATGGCTGTTCGGAGAAAGGCTGCGCCTGTTGCGTCACTG ATGAGACGGTGTGCATCGAGAAGAACTTCTGCGCCAAGAGGAACGGAACTTGCATCCCGAAGGACGAGAGCTGCAACGGCGAGGTCCTCCTGGAGGGCTGCCACACGGACGGCTGCCACTGCTGTGTGGAGA ATCCAGTGAACATTACCGTCGAATGCGAACCAAAAGATTGCTCGGATTATAACGGGACCTGCTTCGAGAGAGGGAAAGTGCCCTGCAATGGAACAATCTACAGCAGGGGCTGCAAAGACGTTTTCTGCGCCTGCTGCGTCCCAG ACACAAGCATCTGTATTGCAAAACCTGCGTGTAACGGCGAGTGCAAGAAGATCAGTGAAGGTTGTGCCGGCACGGTGATAGAGAACGCTTGCCACGGAACTGACTGTCAGTGCTGCGTCGAGG ACGACGACGATGACTAG